A stretch of the Pseudomonadota bacterium genome encodes the following:
- a CDS encoding enoyl-ACP reductase produces the protein MGFLSGKRALIVGLASNRSIAWGIAQAMQREGAELAFSYPSDKMRERVVKLATEAGADIVLPCDVSSDAQITALFDELGKRWDGLDIIVHSVAFAPADQLAGDFLECVTREGFAIAHDISSYSFAALAKAGYPLLQGRNGALLTLSYLGAVQTIPNYNVMGLAKASLEANVRYLAQSLGPKGIRVNGISAGPIRTLAASGIGNFRKLLDTFAHTAPLRRNVTIEDVGNTAAFLCSDLAAGITGEITYVDGGYSIVGMAPLSESD, from the coding sequence ATGGGATTCTTGAGCGGGAAACGCGCACTCATCGTGGGCCTGGCCAGCAACCGGTCGATCGCCTGGGGTATCGCGCAGGCCATGCAGCGCGAGGGCGCCGAGTTGGCGTTCAGCTACCCGAGCGACAAGATGCGCGAACGGGTCGTGAAGCTGGCGACCGAAGCCGGTGCGGACATCGTGCTGCCGTGCGACGTCAGCAGTGACGCGCAGATTACCGCGCTGTTCGACGAACTCGGCAAGCGCTGGGACGGTCTCGACATCATCGTGCACTCGGTCGCTTTCGCGCCAGCCGACCAGCTGGCCGGCGACTTCCTCGAATGCGTCACGCGCGAGGGTTTCGCGATCGCGCATGACATCAGTTCGTACAGTTTCGCGGCCCTGGCCAAGGCCGGCTACCCGCTGCTGCAGGGCCGCAACGGCGCCCTGCTCACGCTGAGCTACCTCGGTGCGGTGCAGACCATCCCGAACTACAACGTCATGGGCCTGGCCAAGGCGAGCCTCGAGGCCAACGTGCGTTACCTCGCACAGAGCCTGGGTCCGAAAGGGATACGTGTTAACGGTATCTCCGCCGGCCCGATCCGGACCCTGGCCGCCTCCGGCATAGGCAACTTCCGCAAGCTCCTGGATACCTTCGCGCACACCGCACCGCTGCGCCGCAACGTCACCATCGAGGACGTCGGCAACACCGCCGCCTTCCTCTGCTCGGACCTGGCCGCCGGCATCACCGGCGAGATCACCTACGTGGACGGCGGCTACAGCATCGTCGGCATGGCGCCACTCAGCGAGAGCGACTGA
- a CDS encoding ABC transporter substrate-binding protein has translation MRKDPGQVGKIRLCRQVLAGVAGILCGLLLAACDGQPWNRPYPAAEAAANILFSSFQERPKHLDPAQSYSSNEVTFTGQIYEPPLQYHYLRRPYELIPLTATQVPAAHYLDAEHRPLPDDAPAEAIAFSYYDIDIEPGIRYQPHPAFATDAGGAPLYHALDARQLEGIYTLADFPQQGTRELVAADYVYQIKRLAHPALHSPILGLMSDYIVGLGEYARTLEAARARLTAAAGAAAWLDLSQYPLAGAEVLDHYRYRITLKGKYPQLLYWLAMPFFAPVPPEVDAFYAQPGLQARNITLDWYPVGTGPYMLTVNNPNRQMVMERNPNFHGERYPTAGAPGDAAAGLLDDAGKALPFIDRIVFSLEKEDIPYWSKFLQGYYDASGISSDSFDQAISIGAGGDVSLTPAMQAKGIRLNTAVSTSIFYTGFNMQDPVVGGDSERARKLRQAISIAIDFEEFISIFLNGRIPAHGMIPPGIFGHVGGAAGINTLVYDITPQGPRRKSIEAARRLLAEAGYPDGRDINTGKPLVLNFDTAATGPDAKAQLDWLVKQFAKLNLQLVIRGTDYNRFQDKMQKGTAQIFQWGWNADYPDPENFLFLLYGPNSKVGKNGENAANYSNPEFDRLFDRVKNMDNTPERAELIARMQAIACQDAPWAWGYFPKQFSLHHAWYLNAKPNLMANNALKYRRINPQLRARLQAEWNRPVVWPLYVLAALLLLVVLPAWLGYRRHQRRPAWREVG, from the coding sequence ATGCGCAAGGACCCCGGACAGGTGGGCAAGATACGGCTATGCAGACAGGTGCTGGCGGGCGTGGCCGGCATCCTGTGCGGCTTGCTGCTCGCCGCCTGCGACGGGCAACCCTGGAACCGTCCCTATCCAGCCGCGGAAGCCGCCGCCAACATCCTCTTTTCCTCGTTTCAGGAACGCCCCAAACACCTCGATCCGGCGCAGTCATACAGTTCCAACGAGGTGACCTTCACCGGCCAGATCTACGAGCCGCCGTTACAGTACCATTACCTGCGGCGACCCTACGAGCTCATCCCGCTGACGGCCACGCAGGTGCCGGCAGCGCATTACCTCGATGCAGAGCACCGGCCGTTACCGGATGACGCCCCGGCCGAGGCGATCGCCTTCAGCTATTACGATATCGATATCGAGCCCGGCATCCGCTATCAGCCACACCCGGCGTTCGCGACGGATGCCGGCGGTGCGCCGCTGTATCATGCGCTCGACGCGCGGCAACTGGAGGGCATCTACACGCTGGCGGATTTCCCGCAGCAGGGCACGCGCGAACTCGTCGCCGCAGACTACGTCTACCAGATCAAGCGCCTTGCGCATCCGGCCCTGCATTCACCGATCCTCGGCCTGATGAGCGACTATATCGTCGGCCTCGGCGAATACGCGCGAACCTTGGAGGCGGCGCGGGCCCGGTTGACGGCGGCGGCGGGCGCAGCGGCGTGGCTCGACTTGTCACAGTATCCGCTCGCCGGCGCCGAGGTGCTGGACCACTACCGTTATCGCATCACTCTCAAGGGCAAGTATCCGCAGCTGCTGTACTGGCTGGCGATGCCGTTCTTCGCGCCGGTACCGCCCGAGGTTGACGCCTTCTACGCGCAACCCGGTCTGCAGGCGCGCAACATCACGCTCGACTGGTACCCGGTCGGCACCGGGCCCTACATGCTGACGGTCAACAATCCCAACCGGCAGATGGTGATGGAACGCAACCCGAACTTTCATGGCGAGCGCTATCCGACGGCTGGCGCGCCCGGTGACGCGGCGGCAGGGCTGCTCGACGATGCCGGCAAGGCGCTGCCGTTCATCGATCGCATCGTGTTCAGCCTGGAGAAGGAGGATATCCCGTACTGGAGCAAGTTCCTGCAGGGCTACTACGATGCATCGGGCATTTCCTCGGACAGCTTCGACCAGGCGATCAGCATCGGTGCCGGCGGTGATGTCAGCCTGACCCCGGCCATGCAGGCCAAGGGCATCAGGCTCAATACCGCGGTGTCTACCTCGATCTTCTACACCGGCTTCAACATGCAGGATCCGGTGGTCGGCGGCGACAGCGAACGCGCGCGCAAGCTGCGCCAGGCAATCTCCATCGCGATCGATTTCGAGGAATTCATCTCGATCTTCCTGAACGGCCGCATTCCGGCACACGGCATGATCCCGCCGGGCATCTTCGGCCATGTCGGGGGGGCGGCCGGGATCAACACACTGGTCTATGACATCACGCCGCAGGGCCCCCGGCGCAAGTCCATCGAGGCGGCGCGACGCCTGCTGGCCGAGGCCGGCTACCCCGACGGGCGCGATATCAACACCGGCAAGCCGCTGGTGCTGAACTTCGACACCGCCGCGACCGGTCCGGACGCCAAGGCGCAGCTGGACTGGCTGGTCAAGCAGTTCGCCAAACTCAACCTGCAGCTGGTCATTCGCGGTACCGACTACAACCGATTCCAGGACAAGATGCAGAAGGGCACGGCACAGATCTTCCAGTGGGGCTGGAACGCGGACTACCCCGATCCGGAAAACTTCCTGTTCCTGCTCTACGGACCGAACAGCAAGGTCGGCAAGAACGGCGAGAATGCCGCCAACTACAGCAACCCGGAATTCGACCGGCTGTTCGACCGGGTCAAGAACATGGACAACACGCCGGAACGCGCGGAACTCATTGCACGCATGCAGGCAATCGCCTGCCAGGACGCCCCCTGGGCCTGGGGCTATTTCCCCAAGCAGTTCTCGCTGCATCATGCCTGGTACCTGAATGCCAAGCCCAACCTGATGGCAAACAACGCACTCAAGTACCGGCGCATCAATCCGCAGCTGCGTGCGCGCCTGCAGGCCGAATGGAACCGGCCGGTCGTCTGGCCGCTATACGTGCTTGCCGCGCTGCTGTTGCTGGTCGTGCTGCCGGCCTGGCTCGGTTACCGGCGCCATCAGCGCCGACCGGCCTGGCGGGAGGTCGGCTGA
- a CDS encoding dicarboxylate/amino acid:cation symporter, translating to MKLHWQILVALALAVVAGRLSGADGALFGILLVDVFDFLGSMFMNALKMLIVPLIISSIITGVAGMGGGAVMRRLGLKTLLYYLSTSLLAILVGLGAVNLVAPGIIDGQPAHEIIPQSDADTAAIAAQVGAQGAGDVVGILLRMIPTNVVAAAADGQMLGLIFFSLLFGYFMTRIDGAQAQVLRDFWRGVFAVMMRITDWVMLFAPVGVFALVAKVVATTGFAAVVPLLAFFFTVLAALAVHLLVTLPLLLRLVARVQPQRHFQAMTPALLTAFSTASSSATLPITMDCVERRAGVSNRVTSFVLPLGATVNMDGTALYECVAAMFIAQAYGIELGFATQFTVVLVALLTSIGVAGIPAASLVAISIILASIGLPVEAVGLILAVDRVLDMCRTSVNVFSDSCGAVVIGRLEGEPGILAAPPLSRSR from the coding sequence CTGAAGCTGCACTGGCAAATCCTGGTGGCTCTCGCGCTGGCCGTGGTTGCCGGCCGACTCTCCGGCGCCGACGGCGCGCTGTTCGGCATCCTGCTGGTGGATGTCTTCGACTTCCTGGGCAGCATGTTCATGAATGCCCTGAAGATGCTCATCGTGCCGCTCATCATCTCCTCCATCATAACCGGCGTGGCCGGCATGGGTGGGGGAGCGGTCATGCGCCGCCTCGGCCTGAAAACCCTGCTGTATTACCTCAGTACCAGCCTGCTGGCGATACTCGTCGGTCTGGGCGCGGTGAACCTGGTGGCGCCCGGCATCATCGACGGCCAGCCCGCGCACGAAATCATTCCGCAGTCGGATGCAGACACGGCGGCCATCGCCGCGCAGGTCGGCGCGCAGGGCGCCGGCGACGTTGTCGGCATCCTGCTGCGCATGATTCCGACCAACGTCGTTGCCGCCGCCGCCGATGGCCAGATGCTGGGCCTGATCTTTTTCAGCCTGTTGTTCGGCTATTTCATGACCCGGATCGACGGCGCGCAGGCCCAGGTGCTGCGCGACTTCTGGCGCGGGGTGTTCGCGGTCATGATGAGAATCACCGACTGGGTGATGCTGTTCGCGCCGGTCGGCGTGTTCGCGCTGGTCGCGAAGGTGGTGGCCACGACCGGCTTCGCCGCCGTCGTGCCGCTGCTGGCTTTCTTTTTCACCGTGCTGGCGGCGCTCGCCGTGCACCTGCTGGTGACCTTGCCGCTGCTGCTGCGGCTGGTCGCGCGGGTGCAGCCGCAGCGCCATTTCCAGGCGATGACACCGGCCCTGCTGACGGCCTTCTCCACCGCCTCGTCCTCGGCAACCCTGCCCATCACCATGGACTGCGTCGAGCGGCGCGCCGGGGTGTCGAACCGCGTCACCAGCTTCGTGCTGCCGCTGGGGGCGACGGTCAACATGGACGGCACGGCGCTGTACGAATGCGTTGCCGCAATGTTCATCGCGCAGGCCTACGGCATCGAACTCGGATTCGCCACCCAGTTCACGGTCGTGCTGGTCGCGCTGCTGACCTCCATCGGCGTGGCCGGCATCCCGGCGGCCAGCCTGGTGGCCATCTCGATCATCCTTGCTTCGATCGGCCTGCCGGTCGAGGCCGTGGGACTGATCCTGGCGGTGGACCGGGTGCTGGACATGTGCCGAACCAGCGTCAACGTGTTCAGCGATTCCTGTGGCGCGGTCGTGATCGGCCGCCTCGAGGGCGAGCCGGGCATCCTGGCTGCGCCGCCGCTCAGTCGCTCTCGCTGA